One Phaeodactylum tricornutum CCAP 1055/1 chromosome 28, whole genome shotgun sequence DNA window includes the following coding sequences:
- a CDS encoding predicted protein, which produces MQSLGPAFVKLCQWVATRRDIFPPHVCDRLSSLHDRGIPHSWKYTDQILRESFGSGYETRGLKVDSQSVIGCGSAAQVYSGTLSTTLKDGTEERTPVAIKVLHPRFAQLVERDLWFMQSIADLVHSLPFQHIKMVNLPRATQNFGAVLQRQADLRIEGNNLKTFRNNFYRNREDEYNSAILFPKPVDEWTTRTILVEDLVRDATPISDYLRDSSDSGKEIRKELAGPLLRGFLKMVFLDNFVHCDLHPGNVLIQTSQVKPEPPTFLGFPLNPFSDTGEKFEIKRSIVFLDAGIATSLSSNDQRNLKDLFRAVITNDGERAGRLMVERAKFERCSLVEGGVDAFAGGIQELVSEFHDRRKEGLTLGAVRIGSLLSRVLDLCRVHGVEIDPAMASIVISTLVLEGLGRSLEPSLNLIDFALPFVLGRGRV; this is translated from the coding sequence ATGCAATCGCTGGGTCCGGCCTTTGTAAAACTCTGCCAATGGGTGGCAACTCGGCGCGATATTTTTCCTCCGCACGTATGTGATCGTCTGTCTAGTTTACACGATCGTGGCATTCCACATTCGTGGAAATACACCGATCAAATATTGAGAGAATCATTCGGGAGTGGTTATGAAACTCGTGGCTTAAAGGTAGACAGCCAAAGCGTAATTGGTTGTGGATCAGCTGCGCAAGTGTATAGCGGCACGTTGTCAACTACGCTGAAAGATGGAACGGAGGAAAGAACGCCCGTTGCCATCAAGGTTTTGCACCCTCGCTTTGCTCAGTTGGTGGAACGAGACTTATGGTTTATGCAATCAATTGCAGATCTAGTGCACAGTTTGCCCTTTCAACATATCAAAATGGTGAATCTACCGCGAGCTACGCAAAACTTTGGCGCAGTATTACAGCGACAAGCCGACCTGCGGATAGAAGGGAATAATTTGAAAACATTTCGGAACAACTTTTACAGAAATCGAGAAGATGAATACAACTCTGCCATACTTTTCCCCAAGCCAGTGGACGAGTGGACGACAAGGACAATCTTGGTTGAGGATTTAGTCCGAGATGCGACTCCGATTTCGGACTACTTGCGGGATTCGTCGGATTCAGGGAAAGAAATACGGAAGGAGTTGGCTGGACCTTTGCTACGTGGCTTTCTCAAGATGGTCTTTCTTGACAATTTTGTACATTGTGACTTGCATCCTGGCAATGTGCTTATTCAAACGTCGCAGGTTAAGCCAGAACCACCGACATTTCTTGGATTTCCTCTTAATCCCTTCTCGGACACGGGAGAGAAATTTGAAATAAAGCGAAGTATTGTCTTTCTGGATGCTGGTATCGCCACGTCTCTAAGTTCAAATGATCAGCGTAACCTGAAAGACCTCTTCCGTGCCGTCATTACCAATGACGGCGAGCGAGCAGGACGTCTTATGGTGGAACGAGCCAAATTTGAGCGTTGTAGCCTAGTGGAAGGCGGAGTCGACGCGTTTGCAGGTGGGATTCAGGAACTGGTTTCGGAATTTCACGATAGGCGAAAAGAAGGGTTGACACTTGGAGCTGTGCGTATTGGATCACTCCTTAGCCGCGTGCTGGATCTCTGTCGCGTGCATGGAGTGGAAATTGATCCGGCCATGGCAAGCATTGTTATTAGCACACTGGTTTTGGAAGGTTTGGGACGGTCATTGGAGCCCAGCCTGAATTTGATTGACTTTGCTCTTCCATTCGTACTAGGTCGAGGACGTGTATAG
- a CDS encoding predicted protein yields the protein MKLLPSLVFPLCCLDLVNGFSASKPPPVEPTTTRSDFLWKLPLGAIFTYGYGRVTYNALSLQHLKYPEAHEARVSATIFRAIHEASQSQSSRPNRNPTTSGDQKNKSFRILEVGIGKDLRLLQRGLYDRAFEAISSPLHRIHITGVDLQLPKPDIVKKVQKRLNVGREEKLLQRFELDLLKGSIASTLPFESGHFDAIVCCLTLCSVDNPGLAISEMKRLLRRGGTLAYVEHVAVNPDEPYRFLELQQTTLDPLQQRLAENCHLHRYTEDALLTGFGIRTATLETEALVLEQ from the coding sequence ATGAAGCTACTTCCTTCGCTTGTGTTCCCTCTTTGCTGCCTAGACTTAGTGAACGGATTCTCGGCGTCCAAACCACCGCCGGTGGAACCGACTACGACAAGAAGTGATTTTCTGTGGAAACTGCCGTTGGGTGCCATTTTCACCTACGGATACGGACGTGTTACTTACAATGCACTATCGCTACAACACCTCAAATACCCCGAAGCGCACGAAGCTCGAGTTTCTGCGACAATCTTTCGAGCCATCCACGAAGCTTCGCAATCGCAATCCTCGAGACCGAACAGGAACCCAACCACGAGCGGTGACCAAAAAAACAAATCATTCCGAATTCTCGAAGTAGGAATCGGGAAAGACTTGCGTCTACTGCAAAGGGGCTTGTACGATCGGGCTTTTGAAGCAATTTCTAGTCCTTTACACAGAATACACATTACCGGCGTAGATCTGCAGCTTCCAAAACCAGATATCGTTAAGAAAGTGCAAAAACGACTCAATGTGGGACGCGAAGAAAAACTATTGCAGCGATTTGAGCTGGACCTATTAAAGGGAAGTATAGCGTCCACATTACCATTTGAAAGTGGGCACTTTGACGCTATTGTTTGCTGTTTGACGCTTTGTAGCGTCGACAACCCTGGTTTGGCGATCTCTGAGATGAAACGACTCTTGCGTCGAGGAGGTACATTAGCCTACGTCGAACACGTCGCCGTCAATCCAGATGAACCCTACCGATTTTTGGAATTGCAGCAAACTACGTTGGATCCCCTTCAGCAGCGTTTGGCGGAAAATTGCCACCTGCACCGGTATACGGAAGATGCTTTGTTGACCGGATTTGGGATCCGAACAGCTACACTAGAAACCGAAGCGCTTGTTTTGGAGCAA
- the AAT_2 gene encoding aspartate aminotransferase (probable Aspartate amino transferase aminoacid metabolism), with protein MLKQISQSFLRPTARCVSASSRVRFMSASPWADYEMAPFDPIIGLNEEYSKDDFPQKVIVGVGAYRDGNGKPYVLPCVREAEKKMMEQNLDMEYSGIAGDAKFVELALKFGYGKDSKPLGENRIQGVQALSGTGGLRVMGELLRKHGHTHIYVPNPTWGNHIPIFVNSGLEVRKYRYYDAKNSDLDFDGMITDIKEMPTGSTVLLHACAHNPTGMDPTLEQWKELSDIIKTKKLLPFFDCAYQGFASGDANIDAASVRMFVEDGHLLAMVQSFSKNFGLYGHRVGTLSVVGESEAEAKRVQSQLKTVIRPMYSNPPRHGARIVSTILSDPKLTQDFLIQCKEMADRIHTMRGLLRSNLEQAGSTHNWEHITRQIGMFAYSGLSKDQVLEMRHKHHVYCTADGRISMAGVTSGNVDYIAQAIHAVSK; from the exons ATGCTGAAGCAAATCTCTCAATCgttccttcgtcccacaGCTCGATGTGTGTCAGCGTCCTCAAGGGTTCGATTCATGAGCGCCAGTCCCTGGGCCGACTATGAAATGGCACCCTTTGACCCCATTATCGGCCTGAACGAGGAGTACAGCAAAGATGACTTTCCACAAAAAGTAATCGTTGGAGTTGGTGCCTACCGCGACGGAAACGGAAAGCCTTATGTGCTTCCCTGTGTCCGGGAAGCAgagaagaagatgatggaGCAGAACCTCGACATGGAGTATTCAGGTATC GCTGGAGATGCCAAGTTCGTGGAATTAGCACTCAAGTTTGGATACGGCAAAGACTCGAAACCTCTAGGAGAGAACCGCATTCAAGGTGTGCAGGCACTTTCTGGTACAGGCGGCCTCCGCGTTATGGGGGAGCTCCTGCGTAAACACGGCCACACCCATATTTATGTGCCGAATCCAACGTGGGGCAATCACATTCCCATTTTCGTCAACTCTGGATTGGAAGTTCGTAAATACAGGTACTATGATGCCAAGAACTCGGACCTCGACTTTGACGGTATGATTACCGACATCAAGGAAATGCCGACGGGGAGCACTGTACTACTGCATGCCTGCGCACACAACCCAACCGGTATGGACCCTACTTTGGAACAATGGAAAGAGCTCAGTGATATaatcaaaacgaaaaagctTCTGCCATTCTTTGATTGTGCATACCAAGGGTTTGCTTCTGGAGATGCCAACATCGACGCTGCATCAGTCCGGATGTTTGTCGAAGACGGACACCTTTTAGCAATGGTCCAGTCGTTTTCCAAGAACTTTGGTTTGTATGGTCATCGAGTCGGTACGCTATCAGTTGTTGGCGAGTCCGAAGCGGAAGCCAAGCGTGTGCAATCTCAGCTCAAAACCGTAATCCGGCCCATGTACTCCAACCCTCCGCGTCATGGTGCACGTATCGTTTCAACTATCTTGTCGGACCCCAAGCTTACCCAAGACTTCCTGATTCAATGCAAGGAAATGGCAGACCGAATTCATACCATGCGTGGATTGCTTCGCAGTAACTTGGAGCAGGCTGGCTCGACACACAATTGGGAGCACATTACTCGACAGATCGGTATGTTTGCCTACAGTGGCCTTTCGAAAGACCAGGTATTGGAGATGCGTCACAAGCACCATGTCTACTGTACTGCGGACGGTCGAATTTCCATGGCGGGTGTAACTTCTGGAAATGTGGACTACATTGCGCAAGCCATTCATGCCGTTTCCAAGTAA